Sequence from the Cytophagia bacterium CHB2 genome:
CGGCATTGTTGCACACATTGACCTCTGACCCGAATGTCAACGTGAGGCTCGCGGCCGTGGATGCGCTTTATTCGTTTGGCAACCAGGCCGGCATGCGGCACGAGCTGGTGGAATCTCTGCGCCGGCAAACCTCGCCACTGGTGCAGATTGCGTTGATCGATCTGCTGGTAAAAATGCGCGAGAAACAATCGCTCGACACGTTTCGCCAGCTTTTGCAAGATGAACAGCTCAATCATGAAGTCAAACAACGCGTGGAATGGGGCATTCAACAATTGCTTTAATAGCGAAACAATGTGCAGTGGAGAAATTTCTCTGATGTGACACAAGCCGGCAAACAGCTCAAAAAAACAATGGGCGATTCAG
This genomic interval carries:
- a CDS encoding HEAT repeat domain-containing protein, whose protein sequence is ALLHTLTSDPNVNVRLAAVDALYSFGNQAGMRHELVESLRRQTSPLVQIALIDLLVKMREKQSLDTFRQLLQDEQLNHEVKQRVEWGIQQLL